One genomic region from Streptomyces sp. Li-HN-5-11 encodes:
- a CDS encoding DUF1990 domain-containing protein, with product MASEDFTYQEVGATRGNTSACPPGFRPMLVRTRVGEGEDVFRRASEALMTWEMHRALGVGIDATADRAAPGVDVTVTLAGVIKAPCRVIWTADEPRRAGWAYGTLRGHPESGEEAFLVERTGDGTVWLTVSAFSRPAKWYARAGGPATRGLQHAYARRCGAVLRRLCTGDRAQP from the coding sequence ATGGCTTCGGAGGACTTCACCTACCAGGAGGTCGGCGCGACCCGCGGCAACACCTCCGCCTGCCCGCCCGGCTTCCGCCCGATGCTGGTGCGCACGCGCGTCGGCGAGGGCGAGGACGTGTTCCGGCGGGCGTCCGAGGCCCTGATGACCTGGGAGATGCACCGCGCCCTCGGCGTGGGCATCGACGCGACCGCCGACCGCGCCGCCCCCGGCGTCGACGTCACCGTGACACTCGCCGGCGTCATCAAGGCGCCCTGCCGCGTGATCTGGACGGCCGACGAGCCCCGCCGCGCCGGCTGGGCCTACGGCACCCTGCGCGGCCACCCGGAGAGCGGCGAGGAGGCCTTCCTGGTCGAGCGCACGGGCGACGGCACGGTCTGGCTGACGGTGAGCGCCTTCAGCCGCCCGGCCAAGTGGTACGCGCGGGCGGGCGGCCCCGCGACCCGCGGACTGCAGCACGCGTACGCGCGGCGCTGCGGGGCCGTACTGCGCAGGCTGTGCACGGGCGATAGGGCACAGCCCTGA
- a CDS encoding alpha/beta hydrolase → MTTYVLLPGFWLGAWAWRDVTAELRGRGHDVRPLSLTGMGERAHLSRPDTGLETHVTDVLNLIRYEDLHDVVLVGHSYAGAVVVPSVADRMPERIARLVFVDSGPLPDGMSQEQFTAPEERARNAELVSTKGEGWQLPPPPWRQLASGVPGLPADALDRLTRLSAPQPWATATTPVRLTGAWEKLPRLHVLCGFTAEQIRAKAGTVPAFRHMADEGWAHRDLPGWHWPMFDRPAELAEILHESAA, encoded by the coding sequence ATGACGACCTACGTACTTCTTCCGGGGTTCTGGCTCGGCGCCTGGGCCTGGCGCGACGTCACCGCCGAGCTGCGCGGCCGGGGCCACGACGTCCGTCCCCTCAGCCTGACCGGCATGGGCGAGCGGGCGCATCTGTCCCGGCCCGACACCGGCCTGGAGACGCACGTCACCGACGTGCTCAACCTGATCCGCTACGAGGACCTGCACGACGTGGTGCTGGTCGGGCACAGCTACGCCGGTGCGGTGGTGGTGCCGAGCGTGGCGGACCGGATGCCGGAGCGGATCGCCCGGCTGGTGTTCGTCGACAGCGGGCCGCTGCCGGACGGGATGTCCCAGGAGCAGTTCACCGCGCCCGAGGAGCGGGCCCGCAACGCCGAGCTGGTCAGCACCAAGGGAGAAGGGTGGCAGCTGCCCCCGCCGCCGTGGCGGCAGCTCGCCTCCGGGGTGCCCGGGCTGCCCGCCGACGCGCTCGACCGGCTGACGCGGCTGTCGGCGCCGCAGCCGTGGGCCACCGCCACGACGCCGGTACGGCTGACCGGGGCCTGGGAGAAGCTGCCGCGGCTGCACGTGCTGTGCGGTTTCACCGCCGAGCAGATCCGGGCCAAGGCCGGGACCGTCCCCGCCTTCCGGCACATGGCGGACGAGGGCTGGGCCCACCGCGACCTGCCCGGCTGGCACTGGCCGATGTTCGACCGTCCAGCCGAACTCGCGGAGATTCTGCACGAGTCGGCGGCCTGA
- a CDS encoding MarR family winged helix-turn-helix transcriptional regulator, translating into MTETRSLEPEEWEFWDTWMRAQRLLTRELERGLQRDCDISKAEFSVLVMLWQAADREMRVGELSASLDWDKSRVSHQLTRMEKRGLVKRTQYGADGRRAGIGLTAEGRRAAQSAILLHGDNIRRHFLDSLTPEQASVIRAWSEQAINRLDPHRSETAGDGAS; encoded by the coding sequence ATGACGGAGACTCGATCGCTGGAACCCGAGGAGTGGGAGTTCTGGGATACCTGGATGCGCGCGCAGCGTCTGCTCACCAGGGAGCTGGAGCGTGGTCTGCAGCGCGACTGCGACATCTCGAAGGCCGAGTTCAGCGTGCTGGTGATGCTGTGGCAGGCCGCCGACCGCGAGATGCGTGTCGGCGAGCTCTCCGCGTCACTCGACTGGGACAAGAGCCGTGTCTCGCATCAGCTGACGCGCATGGAGAAGCGCGGCCTCGTCAAGCGCACCCAGTACGGGGCCGATGGACGCCGCGCGGGGATCGGGCTGACCGCCGAGGGGCGCCGCGCCGCCCAGAGTGCCATCCTCCTGCACGGCGACAACATCCGCCGCCACTTCCTCGACTCACTGACCCCCGAGCAGGCATCAGTCATCCGGGCATGGAGCGAGCAAGCCATCAATCGCCTCGATCCGCACCGCAGCGAGACTGCCGGCGACGGCGCGTCCTAG
- a CDS encoding M4 family metallopeptidase, with amino-acid sequence MRSSSSRRRTSHTTHRRTAGVALAGVAALIAAAVQSGTASAAPTQATAGRMNPAHVAVKLTPSQRAELIRDADSAKARTAKDLGLGTQEKLVVKDVVKDADGTLHTRYERTYAGLPVLGGDLVVDTAKSGQTERVLKATNATVKVASLTPRVSKAAAERQAVQRAKALGSTKAVEQSSRKVVWAASGKPVLAYETVIGGFQDDGTPNALHVITDASTGKELFRHQGIETGIGNTQYSGQVTLTTTQSGSTYTLNDGSRGGHKTYNLNHGSSGTGTLFSQSSDTWGNGTTSNAATAGADAHYGAAETWDFYKNTFGRNGIRNDGKAAYSRVHYGNSYVNAFWDDSCFCMTYGDGSGNNDPLTALDVAGHEMSHGVTSNTAGLDYSDESGGLNEATSDIMGTGVEFYANNSTDVGDYLIGEKININGDGTPLRYMDKPSKDGGSADSWYSGVGNLDVHYSSGVANHFFYLLSEGSGAKTINGVSYNSPTADGLPVTGIGRDKALQIWYRALTTKFTSTTDYAGARTGTLAAAGELYGTSGAEYKAVQDAWAAVAVGSRSDGGGGGGGGTSYENNTPVSIPDNGPAVTSSITVSGRSGNAPSNLQVTVDITHTWRGDLVIDLVGPSGTSYRLKNFSSSDSADNVKQTFTVNASSEQANGTWKLKVQDQAAQDVGKINSWKLTFP; translated from the coding sequence TTGAGAAGCAGTAGCTCTCGCAGACGCACCTCCCACACCACCCACCGCCGCACGGCCGGCGTCGCCCTCGCCGGTGTCGCCGCCCTGATCGCCGCGGCGGTCCAGTCGGGCACCGCGAGCGCCGCCCCCACCCAGGCGACCGCGGGGAGGATGAACCCGGCTCATGTCGCCGTGAAGCTCACGCCCTCGCAGCGGGCCGAGCTGATCCGCGACGCCGACAGCGCCAAGGCCCGCACGGCCAAGGACCTCGGCCTCGGCACGCAGGAGAAGCTGGTCGTCAAGGACGTCGTCAAGGACGCCGACGGCACCCTCCACACGCGCTACGAGCGCACCTACGCGGGCCTGCCCGTCCTGGGCGGCGACCTGGTCGTGGACACCGCCAAGTCCGGGCAGACCGAGCGGGTCCTGAAGGCCACGAACGCGACCGTGAAGGTCGCGAGCCTCACTCCGCGCGTGTCGAAGGCGGCCGCGGAGCGGCAGGCCGTGCAGCGCGCCAAGGCGCTGGGCAGCACGAAGGCGGTCGAGCAGTCGTCCCGCAAGGTCGTCTGGGCGGCGAGCGGAAAGCCGGTCCTCGCCTACGAGACGGTGATCGGCGGCTTCCAGGACGACGGCACCCCCAACGCGCTGCACGTCATCACCGACGCGAGCACCGGCAAGGAACTCTTCCGCCACCAGGGCATCGAGACCGGTATCGGCAACACCCAGTACAGCGGCCAGGTGACGCTGACGACGACCCAGTCGGGTTCGACGTACACGCTGAACGACGGCTCGCGCGGCGGGCACAAGACGTACAACCTCAACCACGGCTCCTCCGGCACCGGGACGTTGTTCTCGCAGTCCAGCGACACCTGGGGCAACGGCACGACGTCGAACGCGGCCACCGCGGGCGCCGACGCGCACTACGGGGCCGCGGAGACCTGGGACTTCTACAAGAACACCTTCGGCCGCAACGGCATCAGGAACGACGGCAAGGCGGCCTACTCCCGCGTCCACTACGGCAACTCGTACGTGAACGCGTTCTGGGACGACAGCTGCTTCTGCATGACCTACGGCGACGGCTCGGGCAACAACGACCCGCTGACCGCGCTCGACGTGGCCGGCCACGAGATGAGCCACGGCGTCACCTCCAACACCGCGGGCCTCGACTACAGCGACGAGTCCGGCGGCCTGAACGAGGCCACCAGCGACATCATGGGCACCGGCGTGGAGTTCTACGCCAACAACAGCACGGACGTTGGCGACTACCTCATCGGCGAGAAGATCAACATCAACGGCGACGGCACCCCGCTGCGCTACATGGACAAGCCCAGCAAGGACGGCGGCTCCGCCGACTCCTGGTACTCGGGTGTCGGCAACCTCGACGTGCACTACTCGTCCGGTGTCGCCAACCACTTCTTCTACCTGCTCAGCGAGGGCAGCGGCGCCAAGACGATCAACGGCGTCAGCTACAACTCGCCCACCGCGGACGGGCTTCCGGTCACCGGCATCGGCCGGGACAAGGCACTGCAGATCTGGTACCGGGCGCTGACCACGAAGTTCACGTCCACCACCGACTACGCGGGTGCGCGCACCGGCACGCTGGCGGCGGCCGGTGAGCTGTACGGCACGTCCGGCGCCGAGTACAAGGCTGTGCAGGACGCGTGGGCGGCCGTCGCGGTCGGCTCGCGTTCGGACGGCGGCGGTGGCGGGGGCGGCGGCACCTCGTACGAGAACAACACCCCCGTGTCGATTCCGGACAACGGCCCGGCCGTCACGTCGTCGATCACCGTGTCCGGCCGGTCCGGAAACGCACCCTCCAACCTCCAGGTGACGGTCGACATCACGCACACCTGGCGCGGTGACCTGGTGATCGATCTGGTCGGTCCGTCGGGGACCTCGTACCGCCTGAAGAACTTCAGCTCCTCCGACTCGGCGGACAACGTCAAGCAGACCTTCACGGTCAACGCGTCCTCCGAACAAGCCAATGGAACTTGGAAGTTGAAGGTCCAGGACCAGGCGGCGCAGGACGTCGGAAAGATCAACAGCTGGAAGCTGACCTTCCCGTAG
- a CDS encoding M4 family metallopeptidase: protein MTPRYARHHRTTLAVATAVAAAALLSTGLTTSASAQPDSAGRASLAAAPAALSAAARTSLIQQAQADAPRTAQQIGLGAKEKLVVKDVIKDADGTVHTRYERTYAGLPVLGGDLIVHTSKAGRTEGVTRATQAAIKVASLKPQVTPANAEKQAVSAAKTLGSAKTAADGARKVIWAGSGKPVLAYETVVGGLQDDGTPNQLHVITDAATGKKLFEYQGIENATGTGKTLYSGTVSLSTTQSGSTYNLTDATRGGHKTYNLARRTSGTGTLVSSSTNTFGTGTASTSSSDQTAAADAAYGAQETWDFYKSTFGRNGIKNNGVGAYSRVHYGSSYVNAFWDDSCFCMTYGDGEGNADPLTSLDVAGHEMSHGVTANTAGLDYSGESGGLNEATSDIMGTGVEFFANNAKDPGDYLIGEKIDINGDGTPLRYMDKPSKDGGSADSWSSGVGNLDVHYSSGVANHFFYLLSEGSGAKTINGVSYNSPTSNGSKVTGIGRDKALQIWYKALTTYMTSTTNYKGARTATLSAASALYGSSSTEYKTVAAAWSAVNVN, encoded by the coding sequence GTGACTCCCCGCTACGCGCGTCACCACCGCACCACCCTGGCCGTCGCCACCGCTGTCGCGGCCGCAGCCCTCCTGAGCACCGGACTGACCACCAGTGCCTCGGCCCAGCCCGACTCCGCCGGCAGGGCCTCCCTCGCCGCCGCCCCGGCCGCCCTGTCCGCCGCGGCCCGCACCTCGCTCATCCAGCAGGCACAGGCCGACGCGCCCCGGACCGCCCAGCAGATAGGTCTCGGCGCGAAGGAGAAGCTGGTCGTCAAGGACGTCATCAAGGACGCCGACGGCACGGTGCACACCCGCTACGAGCGCACGTACGCCGGCCTGCCCGTCCTCGGCGGCGACCTGATCGTCCACACCTCCAAGGCCGGCAGGACCGAGGGCGTCACCAGAGCCACCCAGGCGGCCATCAAGGTGGCCTCCCTCAAGCCGCAGGTCACCCCGGCGAACGCCGAGAAGCAGGCGGTGTCCGCCGCCAAGACCCTCGGCTCCGCCAAGACCGCCGCGGACGGCGCCCGCAAGGTGATCTGGGCCGGCTCCGGCAAGCCCGTCCTCGCCTACGAGACGGTCGTCGGCGGCCTCCAGGACGACGGCACCCCGAACCAGTTGCACGTCATCACCGACGCGGCCACCGGCAAGAAGCTCTTCGAGTACCAGGGCATCGAGAACGCCACCGGCACGGGCAAGACGCTGTACTCGGGCACCGTCAGCCTCAGCACCACCCAGTCGGGCTCGACGTACAACCTGACCGACGCCACGCGGGGCGGCCACAAGACCTACAACCTGGCCCGCAGGACGTCCGGCACCGGCACCCTGGTCAGCAGCTCGACCAACACCTTCGGCACCGGCACCGCCTCCACCTCCTCCTCCGACCAGACCGCGGCCGCCGATGCCGCCTACGGCGCACAGGAGACCTGGGACTTCTACAAGTCCACCTTCGGCCGCAACGGCATCAAGAACAACGGAGTCGGCGCCTACTCCCGCGTCCACTACGGCAGCAGCTACGTCAACGCGTTCTGGGACGACAGCTGCTTCTGCATGACCTACGGCGACGGCGAGGGCAACGCCGACCCGCTGACCTCGCTGGACGTGGCCGGCCACGAGATGAGCCACGGCGTCACCGCGAACACCGCGGGCCTCGACTACAGCGGCGAGTCCGGCGGCCTGAACGAGGCCACCAGCGACATCATGGGCACCGGCGTGGAGTTCTTCGCCAACAACGCCAAGGACCCCGGTGACTACCTCATCGGCGAGAAGATCGACATCAACGGCGACGGCACCCCGCTGCGCTACATGGACAAGCCCAGCAAGGACGGCGGCTCCGCCGACTCCTGGTCCTCCGGCGTGGGCAACCTCGACGTGCACTACTCGTCGGGCGTCGCCAACCACTTCTTCTACCTGCTCAGCGAGGGCAGCGGCGCCAAGACGATCAACGGCGTCAGCTACAACTCGCCGACGTCCAACGGCTCCAAGGTCACCGGCATCGGCCGGGACAAGGCGCTGCAGATCTGGTACAAGGCGCTGACGACGTACATGACGTCGACGACGAACTACAAGGGCGCCCGTACGGCGACCCTGAGCGCGGCGTCGGCCCTCTACGGTTCCAGCAGCACCGAGTACAAGACGGTCGCCGCGGCCTGGTCCGCGGTCAACGTCAACTGA
- a CDS encoding YafY family protein produces MARPTARVLALLEILQAGGTRTVADLAGRLGVDERTVRRYIDHLVDLDVPVRSVRGRYGGYRLAPGYRMPPLMLTDEEALAVLLGLVAGRRAGLVTTTVAAAESAAAKVRRVLPEALARRLDALLSTADFTAPARPVAAPETDVLLMLAEAARDRRPVAVAYTAWNGRRSERTVHPYGIVAHSGRWYVTGADSVSGEVRTFRLDRIETATALPGSYEVPPDFDPAAQVLSGLARVPYRHEVSLRVQGTADQVRSRLPAGIATVRELPASGAGADGGDWVRVRLRAERLEWVPSVLAWLNLPFVIEYPEALRAHVHDLAHRLMTCAEAREPGPSAPGDAE; encoded by the coding sequence ATGGCCCGACCCACCGCCCGCGTGCTCGCCCTGCTGGAGATCCTCCAGGCCGGCGGCACCCGCACCGTCGCCGACCTGGCCGGCCGGCTCGGCGTGGACGAGCGCACCGTCCGGCGTTACATCGACCACCTGGTCGACCTCGACGTCCCGGTCCGGTCCGTACGCGGCCGCTACGGCGGCTACCGGCTCGCCCCCGGCTACCGCATGCCCCCGCTGATGCTCACCGACGAGGAGGCGCTGGCCGTCCTGCTCGGACTGGTCGCCGGCCGGCGCGCCGGGCTGGTCACCACCACCGTCGCGGCCGCGGAGAGCGCTGCCGCCAAGGTGCGCCGGGTGCTGCCCGAGGCGCTCGCCCGTCGCCTCGACGCACTCCTGTCCACCGCCGACTTCACCGCTCCGGCCCGTCCCGTGGCCGCCCCGGAGACGGACGTCCTGCTGATGCTCGCGGAGGCCGCCCGGGACCGCCGGCCGGTCGCCGTCGCCTACACCGCCTGGAACGGCCGGCGCAGCGAGCGCACCGTGCACCCGTACGGAATCGTCGCCCACTCGGGGCGCTGGTACGTGACGGGAGCCGACTCCGTCAGCGGCGAGGTCCGCACGTTCCGGCTGGACCGGATCGAGACCGCCACGGCGCTGCCCGGCTCCTACGAGGTGCCCCCGGACTTCGACCCGGCCGCCCAGGTGTTGTCCGGTCTTGCCCGGGTGCCCTACCGCCACGAGGTGTCGCTGCGCGTGCAGGGCACGGCCGACCAGGTCCGCTCCCGCCTCCCGGCCGGAATCGCCACCGTGCGCGAACTCCCCGCCTCAGGGGCGGGCGCCGACGGTGGCGACTGGGTCCGCGTCCGCCTGCGCGCCGAACGACTGGAATGGGTCCCCTCCGTCCTCGCCTGGCTGAACCTCCCGTTCGTGATCGAGTACCCGGAGGCCCTGCGCGCCCACGTACACGATCTGGCCCACCGGCTCATGACGTGCGCCGAGGCTCGCGAGCCCGGGCCGAGCGCCCCGGGCGACGCCGAGTAG